A window of the Myxococcus virescens genome harbors these coding sequences:
- a CDS encoding DUF2378 family protein, whose product MNKMDPNIAKELDARLALATKDDTARGLFFNGVVSAVRTMGGDAAVERCLAASGETRFIDFFNYPVAAFLRMSFTAAQVMGPEHGGFDGALRRMGVVATTDFLSSAAGKTLLLLASDSPKRLVGNLHSGYRAAVSYGERAVKWTGDTSGIFTMKRDFMPPAYHEGTLQAVIEAVGGKQVQVHGRQTGPLDTEYTLSWQ is encoded by the coding sequence ATGAACAAGATGGATCCAAATATCGCCAAGGAGTTGGACGCGCGATTGGCGCTGGCGACGAAAGACGACACGGCCCGTGGGCTCTTCTTCAATGGCGTGGTGTCCGCCGTTCGCACGATGGGAGGGGACGCGGCGGTGGAGCGCTGTCTGGCGGCCAGTGGCGAGACGCGCTTCATCGACTTCTTCAACTACCCGGTGGCTGCCTTCTTGCGGATGTCCTTCACGGCGGCGCAGGTGATGGGCCCGGAGCACGGCGGCTTCGACGGAGCGCTGCGGCGCATGGGCGTGGTGGCCACGACGGACTTCCTGTCTTCGGCGGCGGGCAAGACGCTGTTGCTGCTGGCGTCGGACAGTCCGAAGCGGCTCGTGGGCAACCTGCACTCGGGTTACCGCGCGGCGGTCAGCTACGGCGAGCGCGCGGTGAAGTGGACGGGCGACACCAGCGGCATCTTCACGATGAAGCGGGACTTCATGCCGCCCGCCTACCACGAGGGCACGCTCCAGGCTGTCATCGAGGCAGTCGGTGGCAAGCAGGTTCAGGTGCACGGCCGGCAGACGGGGCCGCTCGACACCGAATACACGCTGTCGTGGCAGTAG